One window of Myxocyprinus asiaticus isolate MX2 ecotype Aquarium Trade chromosome 4, UBuf_Myxa_2, whole genome shotgun sequence genomic DNA carries:
- the LOC127439459 gene encoding nuclear receptor subfamily 2 group F member 1-A, with product MAMVVSVWRDPQEDVAGGPPSGPNPAAQPAREQQQAASAAPHTPQTPSQPGPPSTPGTAGDKGSQNSGQSQQHIECVVCGDKSSGKHYGQFTCEGCKSFFKRSVRRNLTYTCRANRNCPIDQHHRNQCQYCRLKKCLKVGMRREAVQRGRMPPTQPNPGQYALTNGDPLNGHCYLSGYISLLLRAEPYPTSRYGSQCMQPNNIMGIENICELAARLLFSAVEWARNIPFFPDLQITDQVSLLRLTWSELFVLNAAQCSMPLHVAPLLAAAGLHASPMSADRVVAFMDHIRIFQEQVEKLKALHVDSAEYSCIKAIVLFTSDACGLSDAAHIESLQEKSQCALEEYVRSQYPNQPSRFGKLLLRLPSLRTVSSSVIEQLFFVRLVGKTPIETLIRDMLLSGSSFNWPYMSIQ from the exons ATGGCAATGGTAGTTAGCGTCTGGCGAGATCCGCAGGAAGACGTGGCCGGAGGACCTCCGAGCGGCCCCAATCCAGCAGCTCAGCCGGCGAGGGAGCAACAGCAGGCGGCGTCAGCAGCACCACACACTCCGCAAACCCCCAGTCAGCCAGGACCCCCGTCCACACCGGGCACGGCTGGCGACAAGGGTAGTCAAAATTCTGGACAGAGCCAGCAGCATATAGAATGTGTTGTTTGCGGAGACAAATCGAGCGGCAAGCACTATGGTCAATTCACCTGCGAGGGATGCAAAAGTTTCTTCAAGAGGAGTGTCCGAAGGAACTTAACATATACATGTCGTGCCAACAGGAACTGTCCTATTGACCAGCATCATCGTAATCAGTGCCAATATTGTCGGCTAAAGAAGTGCTTAAAAGTGGGCATGCGGCGGGAAG CGGTTCAGCGAGGAAGAATGCCTCCAACACAACCGAACCCGGGCCAGTATGCGCTAACGAACGGGGATCCTCTGAACGGGCATTGTTATCTCTCCGGATACATCTCGTTACTGCTTCGGGCCGAGCCTTATCCTACGTCTCGCTATGGCAGCCAGTGCATGCAGCCCAATAATATTATGGGGATCGAGAACATCTGTGAGCTTGCAGCTCGCCTGCTCTTCAGTGCTGTGGAATGGGCGAGGAACATCCCTTTCTTTCCCGACCTGCAGATCACCGACCAGGTGTCCCTTCTCAGACTGACATGGAGCGAGTTGTTTGTGCTAAACGCGGCGCAGTGCTCCATGCCCCTGCATGTGGCCCCGCTGCTCGCCGCTGCCGGCCTGCACGCTTCGCCGATGTCGGCCGACCGCGTTGTGGCCTTCATGGATCACATTCGTATCTTCCAGGAGCAGGTGGAGAAGCTCAAAGCTCTGCACGTCGATTCCGCAGAATACAGCTGCATCAAGGCAATAGTGCTTTTCACATCAG ACGCTTGCGGCCTGTCGGATGCCGCGCACATCGAGAGCCTGCAAGAGAAGTCTCAGTGCGCCCTGGAGGAGTACGTGAGGAGCCAGTACCCGAACCAGCCCAGTCGCTTTGGCAAGCTTTTACTGCGGCTGCCTTCTCTCCGCACTGTCTCTTCCTCAGTAATTGAACAGCTGTTCTTCGTTCGCTTGGTAGGTAAAACTCCCATTGAAACCCTCATCAGGGATATGTTATTATCCGGGAGCAGCTTCAACTGGCCCTACATGTCCATTCAATGA